TGAAAGTAGACACCGAATATAAGCCCTTAGCTAGGTAAATGCTTGCTCAACGTAAGAATAATAGAATAACTTTGTAACAAGTGAAAGTGATGTTGTACAAGAAGTGTGTCATTGGGTGATTTAGTTTGATTAGTTTTCTGAATCTTAGTTGTTTGGGAGTGGTGATAGTAGTAATGTAGAATGCGTATTATAGTATACAAATAAACAATGAGAATTGagtaaatgaaattgaaaagcagtgttattatcattttttgttgGAATAAATTTTTAGAACAATCTATCTTATTTTGCCCTCTTATATGCAAAGTGAACCACAACAACGAAGAAATGAACCCAAATAATGTAAAAtggtgaagtaaataagaaaaaagaatcaaTACGTCGAAGAAAAATGAGTCAAACGAACAAAGAATAATGGAGAGTTTGAACAGTACCAAGGAAGATAATATCGGAAAAAAAGTTTACTATACATACTCCAGAAAGAAAGAGTTCTGTATTGAAAGGGAAGTTAATTTATGATAGCTGTTTGCAAAGTATGTGATGAGTAAGCACACTTGACTCAATGGACAGTTTTTGAAGTAGTTTtacaatttatgtaattttgttttattttattttggtgtgtaattgtcataaataagaataaatataaataggttatttaaatgtaaattaaaagtaataaatagtGGTTACAATTCAAACATTCTAAGACCTTGATGGAAAGTGACAAATGGAATAATCAATATTACAATTTGGATCACCATTTTCATGTATGCAATTTAAATTTCCAATTAATCACTTcaattcatcttcatctttatcTACATATTCTATactttcctaattttttttcatttacaattccatctttatataaaaaaaaaattacaaaaatatgacttacatattaatttgattCTAGTTGCAGAATCTAAAATCAACATACTTTGAATTAGATTGTAAATGACAAATTTTCTAGTCTAATCGACAAAAAATCACGTTGGATATATCGACATTACTTGTAAAATGGGTATAACATTTTCCAAACGGTTATGCTTCCGCTGGCCGGCAAATAGCAGAAATTCAGATCACATCACTGCACATATATAGGTAccatatttcttctttctctttcttcatacaTATGCaggtttattttattctaaataatcCTCTAAtgttactaatttttttaaatatatagtttcTTTTTGTAATAGGTTCGAGTTAAATCATTTTgttacatattaatattttattttctttgtaacaattgttttttatataattaataaataataaaaatacgattgtaaaaatgaataaaacaacaacaacaaaaaaataaacagtgatttctttgcatttttaaaaaagaaaatatatgctcTGACCTCGTTTTAAGAATGTATCAACTTGACGTGTTGAATGAAAcacattcttattattttccTATATATAAACAGTTAATAAAAAAGTTCACACACATTAACATAGATTTAATAGTATTCATTAAATTTGACAACTATCAAGTGTAAGTGTGTAATTAATATGAATAGtctgtagattttttttatgtataatatataattaaaaacaataaaacgtaataaatttaataaacataatctatatatattttatttttgtggtttttttctttatttttctatttttttatttaatatataagaactgtaacaaaaagaagaagaaacattaataaattagtAACATTTAATGTAAACGATTTAACTCAAATGTGTTAGAAAAAATCATTTacgaaaaatgaaattttttaatgattaaagaGGACagtattaaaattttaggtGTTTATTCAAATGACAATAAACTTTAAGATGAAtgaacacaaaattaaaatttaaagtgttTATTCCTCGAAGTGTTTAGGAAGTTGATTATGTTGGTTCTGCCATTCTTTGTTTCTGTATCATTTTGTAGCATATAGCAGCCAATCATTCCGCAGTTTTTGTGCTAATATTAAGCCTTTTATTCTATCTgcgttttcaaaataaattacactttggtcataaaaatatattaaatccatTTTAAGCTTGATTGATCGGGTAATTCAGTggtattatttttatgatgcaGATCGAAGGCTTAAATACGGAAAGAGATCAGGTATGAAATATACTGAGCCAATACTAGCCATAGAGTACGTTTGGGATTCAGATTTCATAAATACTGGTAATAAGGTGGGAGCCAAAAGATGAAACTGAGAAATTCTATGTGTACATGCACTTCAAGGAGATCCAACTGCTAACAAGCGATCAaagaagacaattcaaaatcacGATGAACGGTGAATTAAGAGTTCAAAATTTTTCTCCACAGTACCAAGGTGTGGATACTATATATACGACGGAAGCCACCAATgggaaagaaattaaatattccCTGGAGAGGACTGAAAATTCAACCCTGCCTCCCATCATCAATGCTATTGAAATTTACAAAGTAATAAACTTACAGAAACCAGAAACGTTCCAAGGAGATGGTattgttcattttttaaatcCATTTATTCGGTTTACATTTTCCTACATGAACTTAACTACCTTTTACCCATTTTTTTGCATTTGAAAAAAGTTGATGCAATTACAAGCATTAAGTCTGCCTATGGAGTGAAAAGGGTTTGGGAAGGTGATCCATGTGCTCCTGCAGCCTACTTGTGGGATGGTCTCAACTGTACTTATCTCGGCAATGAGTTCCCAAGAATCACAGCTTTGTAAGTCATGCTTgccaaattattattatacctTCATAAAACTAATTAAGATCATATCCTATATTACTATTCATTGAGCAAAACAGGAATTTATCGTCAAGTGGATTGTCAGGAAAGATTGACCCTTCCATCTCAAAACTCACCATGTTGGAGAAGCTGtgagttttctttctcttttgtttcttttatttcacCCGACAGAAAAATCTCttgttttaaatctttttactttttccgttatgtatttattgtttgtGAGGAATCGACATATCTTTTCCTACTTGAGTTGACATTTAAACATGGTTAAAAAGGctaaattatttgttttccaGGGATTTATCTAACAATAACTTAAATGGTGAAGTTCCTGATTTTCTGTCTCAGTTACCATACTTGAAGATCCTGTAAGTTACTTCATTTACTCCAACAGTATATATGTGATCCTCTGTATCAGATAATGgaaaaccattatttttttagaaacttGGAGAAGAATAACCTCTCCGGTTCGATTTCCTCTGTACTTGTTGGAAAATCACACCAAGGTTTTCTCTCACTAAGGTATGAATCTAactaaaaattatcaaatttataatatgattatttatgCTGATTATTAGTTACTTATATTCAAGGCATTGTTTGAGATTCATATACTCATGATCCACCCAATTTCAAGCACAACCAAAATAAGTTgaattatgtatttaaattatggATTACTTGTGAGGTTTACTGAGACTCGAAACATAATTTTTCTGTGATTTCCATGCTAGAATGGGTCAAAATCCATATCTATGTGAAACTGATCAATGCAACGACAAGGGAAAGAAAACCACTGTTACACCCATAGTAGCATCAGTTAGTGCGATTTTAATTCTTCTAATAGCCGGTGCAATATTTTGGAtccttaaaaggaaaaaatcaaAAGGTAATGCTGAAATAACTACGAAAAGTTCgtattttctattaataatttCTCAAAAATCTATCTTTTTAACCTATTATCGTTAAAAAAGAAGTTGAACAATTTACAGATTCGGTGACAGTAAATCATCTGAGTGAAATTTCTCAGCAATCCACAGAAAAGGATGAATCGTTCATGCAACGGAAAAGTCAAACGTATTCATACTATGATGTCCTTCAAATTACAAACAATTTCAATAGAATTATTGGTAAAGGAGGATTTGGAACAGTTTACCTGGGCTTTATAGGTGACACTTCAGTTGCGGTGAAAATGCTTTCCACGTCAGCAGTTCATGGTTACCAACAATTTCAAGCAGAGGTAAGTATTTAATCAATTTGCTCTAGGTGTCTGAGCTTGGTACCAAACCTATATAGTTTAACATGGTTGTGATTTTAATTTCCAGGTTAGACTTCTAATCAgagttcatcacaaaaatttGACATCACTTATTGGTTACTGTAATGATGGAACCAATAAGGGCCTCATATATGAGTACATGGCTAAAGGGAACTTACGAGAACATCTCTCAGGTTGGTTACNNataaaattattttgttcttaaaagtttgTGTAATCAATTTCCAAGTTAGATTTGATTTCTGAAACTCTGGAGATGGAATTTTTAATATTGGAGAACTGTATGAGTCGTACGAATAAGTTCTACCTATCAAAAACAAACATGTATAGAATAGAAAGTTACAGAAGTTGTTATCGTAGGTAAACACAGCGAATCTCCATTCTTGAGCTGGAAGGACAGACTTCGTGTAGCAGTGGATGCAGCCGTAGGTTAGAAAGTAAAATTCGAACTGTGAATTTATGTTAAGTCCCTTTTAGCTTCTTAACACGTTTACCGCAATTATAAATCTAATATCAGGATTGGAATATCTGCATAATGGTTGCAAGCCTCCTATAATCCACAGAGATGTAAAATCATCAAACATCTTGTTGGATGAAAACTTCCAAGCAAAGTTATCTGATTTCGGTCTATCCAAAGTTGTCCCAGATGATGGAAGATCTCATTTGTCAACTATTGTTGCTGGTACACTTGGTTATCTGGACCCTCAGTAAGTACTTTAGTTATTGTCCTTTCCAATTTTCTTGGAGAATATAGGGAGATTTTCTACCTTAATATTTGAGTTATCATCACAAAATCCacaaagaataaataatttggGTTTCATGACTTCTCTTGCAGCTACCATTCTTCCAATAGATTAACACAGAAAAGTGATGTTTATAGCTTTGGAGTTGTTCTTTTGGAAATAATCACAAATCAAGCAGTAATGGCAGGGAATGAAGAAACGGGTCACATAAGCGAACGAGTTAACTTGATGATATCAAAAGGGGATATCAGGGCCATAGTTGACTCAAGCTTACAAGGAAATTTTGACATTAACTCTGCATGGAAAGCCGTAGAAATAGCAATGGCTTGTGTTCATCCAAATCCCAACGAAAGGCCAATGATGAGTGTGGTAGTGATTGAACTACAGGAGGCTTTAGCGACCGAATTAACTAGAACAAACCATGATATTGGTGCTGATCCCAGGTATTCAGTTGCACCGGTCAGCGTGAATTTAGACAGCGAATTCATGCCGTCGGCTAGGTAAACGCTTACTCAACATAAGAATCATATAATAACGCTGTAAGAAGGGAAATTGATGTTGTACAAGAAGTTGTTTATTAGGTGCTTTACTCACTTTGATTAGTTTTCTGAATCTTTGTTGTTTGGGAGTGGTGATAGCAGTAATGTAGAATGGATATCagtatacaaataaaaaatgagaattgTAAAACAgtgttattatcatttttttttgcattaaatttattgaacaatctatctttgttttctcttcttattgCAAAGTGAACCATAAGAACGAAGAAATGAACCAAGTGTAAATGAAGATATGATCACAGAAATAAATTGGTCAGTTTTTCAGATTTTAAGGGAATtttctaaaatcataaattttaacctttttattaaagatattatttttaaagtcttcTTAACTAATAAGTTTgattcatatttcaaaaatagtttaCGACTTCAAAAGCTTAATCCTTGTAACGCATttagaaattttgtaattatttttatatccgTGTATGTCAACAAGTATAGTTGatgttttgaattataaataaaagttaaaaatattattttgaatttgtaaaCTGAAGTTTCCTAAAAAATAATCACTATccatctttattattttattcctttGATAAATGTTCTGATGTAcgtttggcaagtgtaccaatgGTAATTGTAGTAACAAAATATCGTCCTCTGGGATTGAATGAGTTGAGTACCAGTTTactaatttacttaattttgagCAACAAAGATTGTCAAGTAGAATAATGAACATAAACAAGTGATGGAAAttcaaatagtataaacaatGTTAGAGAATTGATTTCATACCTTTTCATATAATTTCCTCCCCTTTTCAATCGAtgtgtaaattataattatccacTTGAGTTTATTTAGAGCTTGTTTACCCCTAATCCCTTAGTAGGCAAACGTATCCCTTGAATTTGAATCCCCAATCCCTTAGGCCAATTACAAATTCAACAGATCATGAAGAATAATCATATCTCAATTCAAACTAACTAGTCCTGCCCAATTTCCCAATTGTGACAACATCTaatctgttctatttataaacgCAAACAATTCCCAATCTCCCAACTGTGAAACTGCTCATAGAATAgacattaaaacataaatagaacacTGGGATAATTAACATGAACTTAACATCAATTGAAAAGGTTCAGAAAATATAATCCAAAGTACTACATCAATCCACTAACAAAAGGAAATTTAGTTATGcataatggaaaagaaaaatcaaaaaacaaaagttCAGCCAAAAAGTTCCCcaagaagaagacgaagaagaagacTGTTTTGTTGTGCGTGAATACCCCTTTTGTCTCCCTCTTCCACGTGTTTTCATTCCTCCCCCCATCATTTCCACTAATTCCTCCTTTTTAGGAgagtggttttccttttccctaACTTCCTccaattttcctttaatttaatctctttaaatcAGTCATAAAAGAGATCAATAACTGCTCAATAACTGCTCCTGGAAACTTTCACAGCCCATGGAAAATTCCCCACTCTGCCTGTGTTCTTCTCTGTTCCACTTGCCAAATCCTGACGTGAATCCACAGGTTGTGGTAGAAACCACAACTCACTTGTGGAGCTCTCTGTTTTGTCACTGCATTTTGAAGCAAACTCCAGCAAACTCCACAGGTTATGGAATTCTCCCCAGCTGCGTTGTTGAACTCTCTGGATTCATCTTTCTATCTTGTCCATCAAATCTTCCAAAAATGTGGTTTAGGCACTTAGAATCACCAATCTAcatcaaaaaacacaaaatgccAATGTATGATCCGAAACAAAGATAATCCATGACTAAATCCTTCAATGAATGCAATTATGCATGGAAATGACCTAAACTAAGACATGAATGCAATTACATTTACTCACACATCATGTTCTATTGAAGTTTATCTTTAGCAGGTTTGACTAACAATTTGTTTTTGATGGAATTCAAGAAAAACTAATGAGAAAATATCAAGACATAATGGTTGTTTATAGCTTTTGATATACGAGGAAATATGGGGAATTAACCAATTTCTGTAAATTTTTTTCGAAAAAGATAACATAATTATagttaattttacttaaattttaactgaatctttttattttcttaaaattgaaattgatcatattgaatatataaaaatgaactaaagttaaaataacttttcttaaaaGAAGCCACTTTCTCTAGACATAtgttatataaaatagtaataataagttaaaattaattagttattataatttacattaaatcttattatttttatttattatttgtcgTATTCTTCATTAGATAGCTTATTTGGAATTTCTTATACTTTTACTTAGAGATACGAATGATTGAATGTGTAAAATCATTATCGGATGCTTAATACTTTATATTCTTAAAGTAATGTGTAACttccattttaatagtataaaactattaaaataaaactttacatAGTTGATTTTACTTACCTATATATGTTTTGGcttcctccttttcttcacGCTAGAACGATAATTGTGGGTTCTGCTTGCTGAACGTTCATAGTGGTTAGACTCGTTCAACGAGACTCCAGAACTCTACAGCACCAAAACTACACAATTTGCACCCTTAATTTCCCATgacatattttaaacatatttaccAAATTCTAACACTCCTAAATTGAATTCTAAACTACTATGAACCTAAACAAATGTGTATAATCCAACTTAAACTAGTTTTTAACTGTTTTATAACAagattttaacttaaaaacaactaaaacctCAATTTAGATaccaaaattaaattctatAAGTTCTagcttatttttttatcaacttaaggactctaacaaataaaaaatgatttacaaACACCTTCCAAAATGACCATTTTAACACATTacctaaaattcaaaatatcacTAGTCCAAACCCccaaaattaacttaaaaactAACCAAAACACTACCAACTTACTATTACCACCTTCTAGATCAGATTTCAACACATTCACAACTCTAACAAGTTTTAAATCACCtctaaaaaaactttaaaactgAGCTTCATCCTTTTAACCTTTAATTCAAAACTCACATACCCAAAAcctccttttgttttttttttttttttttttttttttttttttttttacgaaaaACATTTACTACATCATCCTAGTTCAATTCTCCTCCACCTTTAATCCATTTCAACACAACAGCACAAAACATTATAAATGAGAGCTTAACACAAAATCATACAAAGTACACAAACATCTCATCAAGCACAATTTCACAACAACAATTTACATTAACTAACATCTATATCATAAACATTCAACATCTTGCAATCTCACCCTAATACTATCAATTCTTAAATCagcataaaacaaaaactagctTCACTTACCTTACACCGAAGTTACTGAACTCTAAGAACACTGAAACCTTTTCTTCCAACTCAAGAAACTCTAAAAACGCCAAAAAAAACCAAATCGTGATTAGAGAGAGTACTTAGGATCACAGATTGACAAAGAATCAAGAGTATAGTTTAAATGACACATGCGAAGAGATTTCTAAACATGATCATAAATAGAgagcaaaagaaacaaaatggtagaaacttacttgctctaaacaAAGAACTAATCAGATAGAAATGTAGATTATTCTGCTACAATCTCATAGAAATTTCTTAATCGTCAAACAAATTATCGAAGAATTATATTTcttagagaaaaagaagagagaacttaaagaaaatgttttagagAAATagtttgtattttaaataataagacgagtttaaaaagttttatttatattactgAATTATAAATTctcatgtataaaaaaaaataataaaattcattattacttttaatgGCCTAATTTCAAGTAaccattatatattaaataatttacctTAGTACTAGCACTCACAGTCACTAAAATATACTTTGATTAGAATATTTATTAGTAAATGAGATAATAGATAAAgatacattttatttatgatttttttaaaaatgtataatttctttgaaattattataaatgtacaaaatcatttcaaatcttataatttcatattttataaattttttaaatcaaattgacaaaatctAAATCATAAAAGTTAGAGAGTATTGACGGAGTCATCGTAACGAGGAAGAGAGAATTGATGGATTCGTAATATTAGATGAGGAATAGATAAGATTAGTGAGCGGTTGTGGATCAGAAACATTATATCTTTTTAAGGTTCATACGGTGAAAGAACCACAACATCAACATTTGGGAAAGAAAGAAGCCACCCAGAAGGAGATGAACCCGAATCCATCACAGAAAAACTCATCATACTTCTCTACACCAGTAGAATTACAtggaatttatttttagaattatatattaaataaagttaaattgtGTTCAAATTCGTCATTAATGTCTGCTTCATATACCAGCTGTTAGAGTCTATTGACGGAGTCGCAATATTGAATGAGGATTAGATAAGGTCACTGAGTGGTTGTGGATCAGAACCATTATATCTTTTCAGGTTCATATGGACAACCAACTACAACATCAACATCTCGAATCGAAAAGAAAGAAGCCACTCAGAAGGAGATGAACCCGAATCCATCACAGCAAAACTCATCATGCTTCTCTTCACAAGGAGAATCACACAtggtatttatttttagaattatatattaaata
This DNA window, taken from Vigna radiata var. radiata cultivar VC1973A chromosome 5, Vradiata_ver6, whole genome shotgun sequence, encodes the following:
- the LOC106760603 gene encoding putative leucine-rich repeat receptor-like protein kinase At2g19210 → ILVIRWEPKDETEKFYVYMHFKEIQLLTSDQRRQFKITMNGELRVQNFSPQYQGVDTIYTTEATNGKEIKYSLERTENSTLPPIINAIEIYKVINLQKPETFQGDVDAITSIKSAYGVKRVWEGDPCAPAAYLWDGLNCTYLGNEFPRITALNLSSSGLSGKIDPSISKLTMLEKLDLSNNNLNGEVPDFLSQLPYLKILNLEKNNLSGSISSVLVGKSHQGFLSLRMGQNPYLCETDQCNDKGKKTTVTPIVASVSAILILLIAGAIFWILKRKKSKGNAEITTKINHLSEISQQSTEKDESFMQRKSQTYSYYDVLQITNNFNRIIGKGGFGTVYLGFIGDTSVAVKMLSTSAVHGYQQFQAEVRLLIRVHHKNLTSLIGYCNDGTNKGLIYEYMAKGNLREHLSGKHSESPFLSWKDRLRVAVDAAVGLEYLHNGCKPPIIHRDVKSSNILLDENFQAKLSDFGLSKVVPDDGRSHLSTIVAGTLGYLDPHYHSSNRLTQKSDVYSFGVVLLEIITNQAVMAGNEETGHISERVNLMISKGDIRAIVDSSLQGNFDINSAWKAVEIAMACVHPNPNERPMMSVVVIELQEALATELTRTNHDIGADPRYSVAPVSVNLDSEFMPSAR